CCCTGGTTGTACGGGTCACCGCCCTGCTGCTGGCCCTGCGGACGACCGCCGAGCAGCTGCATGGTGCCGTTGATGTCGACGATGATCTCGGTGGTGTAGCGCTTGATGCCGTCTTTTTCCCACTCGCGGGTCTGCAGCTTGCCTTCGATGTAGCACTGCGAACCTTTGCGCAGGTACTCGCCGGCGATCTCGGCGACCTTGCCGAACAGCGACACACGGTGCCACTCGGTACGCTCGACCTTCTGGCCCGACTGCTTGTCGGTCCACTGCTCGCTGGTGGCCAGGCTCAGGTTGGTCACGGCGTTACCGTTGGGCAGGTAGCGGACTTCGGGATCCTGACCGCAGGTGCCGACCAGAATGACTTTGTTAACCCCACGGGCCATAACGTTCTCCTAGGCTTCGCACGCCGAAGCGGCTGGGTTCACCAGACGCTCGAGGGTCGCGCGGTCCAAAATTTTCGTATCCAGTTTGATATAGATGGCGGCTTCTTCTGCCACCACCACGGCGTCGGTCACACCCGGCACGGCCAACAGACGCTCGGTCAGCCCGGCTTCCCGGACCGCTTCTGGCGCCAAAGGCATGCGCAGGCTGGTCACGTAGGGTGGCTCGTTCATGCGCAACGCAGTGAGCAACCACAGGACGCACAACACCGCACACCCCAGGAACACCATGCTCAAGCCACCGTGCTGGAACAACCAGCCACCGAGGATGCCTCCCAGCGCGGCGCCGAGGAACTGGCTGGTGGAATACACCCCCATTGCCGTTCCCTTGCCACCGGCAGGCGATACCTTGCTGACCAGCGAAGGCAAGGATGCCTCCAGCAGGTTGAATGCGGTAAAGAATACCACGGTGCCGATCACCAGTCCCTGCAAGTTGTCAGCCCACTGCCAGAAGAACACCTCCACCAGCAGCAGAACACTGACCGCGCCAAGCAACACGCGTTTCATCTTGCGCTTCTTCTCCCCGTAAATGATGAAGGGGATCATTGCAAAAAATGAAACCAACAGCGCGGTCAGGTACACCCACCAGTGCTGCTCCTTGGGCAGCCCGCCGCGCTCGACGAAGGCCAGGGGCAGCGCGACGAAGCTGGCCATCAGGATGGCGTGCAGCACGAAAATGCTGATGTCCAGGCGCAGAAGGTCCGGATTGCGCAGGGTCGGGCCAAGGGCTTGACGGGCAACACCAGACTCACGATGGGTCAGCACACTGTGCGAATTGGGCACGACGAAGGCGATCAGGCCAATGCCGACCAGGGCAAGTCCTGCAGTGGCGAGGAACAATCCTGACAAACCAAAGGCGCGGGTCAGCAGTGGCCCGACCACCATAGCCACGGCGAACGACAGGCCGATGCTCATGCCGATCATGGCCATGGCCTTGGTCCGGTGCTGCTCGCGGGTGAGGTCCGAGAGCAAGGCCATCACCGCCGCGGAGATCGCCCCGGCGCCCTGCAGGATGCGCCCGGCGATCACGCCCCAGATCGAGTCGGCCTGGGCCGCCAGCACACTGCCCAGGGCGAAGATCACCAGCCCCAGGTAGATCACCGGACGGCGGCCGATGCGGTCGGAAATCACCCCGAACGGGATCTGCAACACCGCCTGGGTCAGGCCATAGGCACCGATGGCCAGGCCGATCAGCGCGGGGGTGGCGCCGGCCAGGTCCATGCCGTAGGTGGCCAGCACCGGCAGCACCATGAACATGCCCAGCATACGAAAGGCAAAGACCAGGGCCAGGCCGCTCGCGGCGCGGGTTTCGCTGCCGCTCATGCGCTCGTTGTGGGTGTCGTGCATGGATTAACCTCGTGTGAACCGGCGGCGATTCTATCAGTCCGACGCCTTGACGGCATATACGCGACGCTTTGCCGCGTAATGGCAGCGCGCCGTATACTCCTTTGTTTATGCCCGCCGAGCGAGGCCGTAGTGGACAAGATCCTGATCCGTGGGGCGCGTACCCACAACCTGAAGAACATCGACCTGACCCTGCCCCGGGACAAACTGATCGTGATCACCGGCTTGTCCGGGTCCGGCAAGTCCTCGCTGGCCTTCGACACGCTGTACGCCGAGGGCCAGCGCCGCTACGTCGAGTCGCTGTCGGCCTATGCCCGGCAGTTCCTGTCGATGATGGAAAAGCCCGACGTCGACACCATCGAAGGCCTGTCGCCGGCGATCTCCATCGAACAGAAGTCGACCTCGCACAACCCGCGCTCGACCGTGGGCACCATCACCGAGATCTACGACTACCTGCGCCTGCTCTATGCCCGGGTCGGCACGCCGCGCTGCCCGGACCACGACATCCCGCTGGAGGCGCAAACGATCAGCCAGATGGTCGACCTGGTGCTGGAAAAACCCGAAGGCAGCAAGCTGATGCTGCTGGCGCCGGTGATTCGCGAGCGCAAGGGCGAACACCTGGCGGTGTTCGACGAGCTGCGCGCCCAGGGCTTCGTGCGGGCTCGGGTCAACGGCAAGCTCTACGAGCTCGACGAGCTGCCCAAACTGGATAAACAGAAAAAACACAGCATCGACGTGGTGGTGGATCGCTTCAAGGTCCGCGCCGACTTGCAGCAGCGCCTGGCCGAGTCGTTCGAGACCGCGTTGAAGCTGGCCGACGGCATCGCCCTGGTAGCACCGATGGACGACGAGCCTGGCGAGGAGATGATCTTCTCCGCACGCTTCGCCTGCCCGGTCTGCGGCCACGCGATCAGCGAGCTGGAGCCGAAGCTGTTCTCCTTCAACAACCCGGCCGGCGCCTGCCCAACGTGCGATGGCCTGGGCGTAAAACAGTTCTTCGACACCAAGCGCCTGGTCAACGCCGAACTGACCCTGGCCGAGGGCGCGATCCGCGGCTGGGACCGGCGCAACGTCTATTACTTCCAGATGCTCGGCTCATTGGCCGCGCACTATGGCTTCAGCCTCGAGGAACCGTTCGGCCAGCTCTCGGCCGATCACCAGAAAGTCATCCTGCACGGCAGCGGCAAGCAGAGCGTCGACTTCAAGTACCTCAACGACCGCGGCGATATCGTCAAGCGCTCGCACCCGTTCGAAGGCATCGTGCCGAACCTGGAGCGCCGCTACCGTGAGACCGAGTCGGCCACCGTGCGCGAAGAGCTGGCCAAGTTCCTCGGCACCCAGCCCTGCCCTGACTGCCGCGGCACCCGTCTGCGCCGTGAAGCACGCCACGTTTGGGTGGGTGAGAAGACCCTGCCGGCGGTGACCAACCTGCCGATCGGCGAAGCCAGCAACTACTTCGGCGAGCTGACCCTGACCGGCCGCCGTGGCGAGATCGCGGCGAAGATCCTCAAGGAGATCTGTGAGCGCCTGCAGTTCCTGGTCAACGTCGGCCTCGACTACCTGACCCTGGACCGCAGCGCCGACACCCTGTCTGGCGGCGAGGCCCAGCGCATTCGCCTGGCCAGCCAGATCGGTGCCGGCCTGGTGGGGGTGATGTACATCCTCGACGAGCCGTCCATCGGCCTTCATCAACGGGACAACGACCGCCTGCTGGCCACCCTCAACCACCTGCGCGACCTGGGTAACACGGTGATCGTGGTGGAACACGACGAAGACGCCATTCGCCTGGCCGACTACGTGGTCGACATCGGCCCGGGCGCCGGGGTGCATGGCGGCCAGATCGTCGCCGAGGGCTCGCCGCAGGAGGTCATGGACCACCCCGACTCACTGACCGGCAAGTACCTGTCCGGGCGCAAGAAGATCGTCGTGCCGGCCAAGCGCACCCCGCGCAACAAGAAGCTGCAGCTCAAGCTCAAGGGCGCGCGCGGCAACAACCTGCAGAACGTCGACCTGGAGATCCCGATCGGCCTGCTGACCTGCGTGACCGGGGTTTCCGGCTCGGGCAAGTCGACCCTGATCAACAACACCCTGTTCCCACTGGCTGCCACCGCCCTGAATGGCGCAAGCAGCCTGGAGGCCGCGCCGCACAGCAGCATGGATGGCCTGCAGCACCTGGACAAGGTAGTGGATATCGACCAGAGCCCGATCGGCCGCACCCCACGCTCGAACCCGGCGACCTACACCGGCATCTTCACACCGATCCGCGAGCTGTTCTCCGGCGTGCCGGAATCGCGTTCACGCGGCTACGGCCCGGGGCGGTTCTCGTTCAACGTCAAGGGCGGCCGTTGTGAAGCCTGCCAGGGCGATGGCTTGATCAAGGTAGAAATGCACTTCCTGCCAGACATCTACGTGCCGTGCGACGTGTGCAAGAGCAAGCGCTACAACCGTGAAACCCTGGAGATCAAGTACAAGGGCAAGAACATCCACGAGGTGCTGGAAATGACCATCGAGGATGCCCGCGACTTCTTCGATGCGGTGCCGGCGCTGGCGCGCAAGCTGCAAACCCTGATGGACGTCGGTTTGTCGTACATCAAGCTGGGGCAGTCGGCGACTACCTTGTCGGGGGGCGAGGCGCAGCGCGTGAAGCTGTCCCGCGAGCTGTCCAAGCGCGATACCGGCAAGACCCTGTACATCCTCGACGAGCCGACCACCGGCCTGCACTTCGCCGATATCCAGCAGTTGCTGGACGTGTTGCACCGCCTGCGCGACCACGGCAACACCGTGGTGGTGATCGAACATAACCTGGATGTGGTGAAGACCGCCGACTGGCTGGTGGACCTGGGGCCGGAGGGTGGCTCCAAGGGTGGGCAGATCATTGCCTGCGGCACGCCGGAAGAGCTGGCCGAGAAGAAGCAGTCGTATACCGGGCATTACCTCAAGCCGCTGCTGGAGCGGGATCGGGCTTGAAGGCCATGGGGGCGCTTTGCGCCCCTATCGCGACACAAGGCCGCTCCTACAGGCGAACGCATGAGGGTGCGCGATCGCCTGTAGGAGCGGCCTTGTGTCGCGATGGGCTGCAAGGCAGCCCCGCTGTTTACATCTGCGACTGCAGGTAGTTTTCCAGGCCGATGGCCTTGATCAGGCCCTGCTGCTTTTCCAGCCAGTAGGTGTGATCTTCTTCGGTATCGGCCAACTGCGCGCGCAGGATGTCGCGGCTGATGTAGTCCTTGTGCAGTTCGCACAGCTCGATGCCCTTGCACAGCGCGGCGCGCACCTTGTACTCGAGCTTGAGGTCGGCCTCGATCATCTCAGGGACCGTGGTGCCGACTTCGAGATCGTCGGCACGCATGTCGGGGGTGCCTTCGAGCATGAGGATACGGCGCATCAGGGCATCGGCGTGCTGCGTCTCTTCTTCCATCTCGTGGTTGATACGTTCGTAGAGCTTGGTCAGGCCCCAGTCTTCGTACATGCGCGAGTGGATGAAATACTGATCGCGTGCTGCCAGTTCGCCCTTCAGCAACGTGACGAGGTAGTTGATTACGTCCGGGTGACCTTGCATCGCCCTGCTTCTCCCTGTGAATGCGTCAATGACCACTAGTGTGAACCAGCTTTTGCCCGCGGTCACTGAAAAACGCGCAATCGGATGCAAAAAATCGGTTAAACAGTAGTGATATTCATTGAAAAACCGCCCAAATGAGGGCGGTTCTTCTTATCACTTCGACTTAGGCGAGATTCACGCCCAGGGCCTTGGCGATGCCTTCCCCGTACGCCGGATCAGCCTTGAAGAAGTGCTGCAACTGGCGCTGCACCACATCCTCGCTGACCCCAACCAGGGTGCCGGCGATGTTGCTGATCAGCAGCGCCTTCTGCTCGGCGCTCATCAGGCGGAACAGCGCGCCTGCGTGGCTGTAGTAGTCGCTGTCTTCACGGTGATCGTAGCGATCCGCCACCCCACTGAGTGCCAGCGCTGGCTCGGCATGGCGTGGCGACTGCTTCGGCGCGTCGGCATAGCTGTTGGGCTCGTAGTTCGGCGCGCTGCCGTAGCTGCCCATCGCCATCGAACCGTCACGCTGGTAGCTGTTGACCGGGCTGCGCGCGGCGTTGACCGGCAAGTGCTGGTGGTTGGTGCCCACCCGGTAGCGGTGCGCATCGGCGTAGGCGAACACCCGGCCTTGCAGCATGCGGTCCGGCGACAGGCCAACACCCGGGACCATGTTGCTCGGGCCGAAGGTGGCCTGCTCGACCTCGGCGAAGTAGTTGAGCGGGTTGCGGTTGAGCTCCAGCACTCCCACTTCGATCAGTGGGTACTCCTTCTGCGACCAGGTCTTGGTCACGTCGAAGGGGTTTTCTGCCCGAGCAGCTGCTTCGGCTTCGCTCATCACCTGGATGCACACGGTCCAGCGCGGGAAGTCGCCACGCTCGATGGCTTCGAACAGGTCACGCTGGGCGTAGTCCGGGTCAGTGCCAGCCAGGCGCGCGGCATCGGCCGGTGCCAGGTTCTTGATGCCCTGCTGGGTCTTGAAGTGCCACTTGACCCAGGTGCGCTCACCCTTGGCGTTGATCAGGCTGTAGGTGTGGCTGCCGAAACCGTGCATGTGGCGATAGCCGTCCGGGATGCCGCGGTCGGAGAACAGGATGGTGACCTGGTGCAGCGCTTCGGGTGAGTGCGACCAGAAGTCCCACATCATCTGGGCGTTCTTCAGGTTGCTCTGCGGGTGGCGCTTCTGGGTGTGAATGAAGTCGGGAAACTTCAGCGGGTCGCGGATGAAGAACACCGGGGTATTGTTGCCGACGATGTCCCAGTTGCCTTCCTCGGTGTAGAACTTCACCGCGAAGCCACGTGGATCGCGCTCGGTATCGGCGGAGCCGCGCTCACCACCGACCGTGGAGAAACGCAGGAAGGTTTCGGTGCGCTTGCCAATGGCATCGAACAGCTTGGCGCTGGTGTAGCCGCTGATATCACGGGTGACGGTGAAGGTACCGTAGGCGCCCGAGCCCTTGGCGTGGACACGACGCTCAGGGATGTTCTCGCGGTTGAAGTGAGCCAGCTTCTCGATCAGGTGGAAGTCGTCGAGCAGCAGCGGGCCGCGCGGGCCAGCGGAACGGGAATTCTGGTTGTCAGCAACGGGGGCACCGCTGGCGGTGGTGAGAATCTTGCTCATGGGCTCTCCTTATCGGGTCTTGAACGGCCGGCTAATCGGCTTGGAGAGAGTATTGACGAGCAGTGTTACAAGAACAAATTCATTAAGTGACTTATATCAATAGAAAATAACAATTCATCAGCCAACAAAAAACCGGGCCTAGGCCCGGTTTCTTGTAGCAGACAGAACGTCTTACTCGGCAGCTTCTACAGCACCGCCGACCGGACGATCAACCAGCTCGACGTACGCCATAGGCGCGTTGTCGCCAGCGCGGAAACCGCACTTCAGGATGCGCAGGTAGCCGCCCTGACGGGTGGCGTAACGCTTGCCCAGGTCGTTGAACAGTTTGCCAACGGCGGACTTCGAACGGGTACGGTCGAAGGCCAGACGACGGTTGGCTACGCTGTCTTCCTTGGCCAGGGTGATCAGCGGCTCGGCAACGCGGCGCAGTTCCTTGGCTTTCGGCAGGGTGGTTTTGATCAGCTCGTGCTCGATCAGCGACACTGCCATGTTCTGGAACATAGCCTTGCGGTGAGAGCTGGTACGGCTCAGGTGACGTCCACTTTTACGATGACGCATGATTCATTCCTTACCAAACACTACGTTCGGTGATTACGACGATCAGGCAGTCGCCTTGTCGTCTTTCTTAAGACTTGCAGGCGGCCAGTTGTCGAGGCGCATGCCGAGAGACAGACCACGAGAGGCCAGGACGTCCTTGATTTCAGTCAGGGACTTCTTGCCCAGGTTAGGAGTCTTCAACAGCTCTACTTCGGTACGCTGAATCAGGTCGCCGATGTAGTAGATGTTCTCCGCCTTGAGGCAGTTGGCCGAACGTACAGTCAGTTCCAGGTCGTCAACCGGGCGCAGCAGGATCGGATCGATCTCGTCTTCCTGCTCGACCACGACCGGCTCGCTGTCACCTTTGAGGTCGACGAACGCGGCCAGCTGCTGTTGCAGGATGGTCGCGGCGCGGCGGATAGCCTCTTCAGGATCCAGGGTGCCGTTGGTTTCCAGATCGATGACCAGCTTGTCCAGGTTGGTACGCTGTTCAACACGGGCGTTCTCGACCACGTAGGCGATACGACGCACCGGGCTGAACGAAGCGTCCAGCTGGAGACGGCCAATGCTGCGGCTTTCGTCTTCGTCAGTCTGACGGGAGTCGGCCGGCTCGTAACCGCGACCACGAGCTACGGTGAGCTTCATGTTCAGGGCGCCGTTGGACGCCAGGTTCGCGATTACGTGATCGGGGTTGACGATCTCGACATCGTGATCCAGCTGAATATCGGCAGCGGTAACCACCCCCGAACCCTTTTTCGACAAGGTCAGCGTAACTTCGTCACGACCGTGCAGCTTGATAGCCAGGCCTTTCAGGTTCAACAGGATTTCAATGACGTCTTCCTGTACACCTTCGATCGCGGAGTACTCATGGAGTACGCCATCGATCTCGGCCTCGACTACTGCACAGCCAGGCATGGAGGACAACAGGATGCGGCGCAGCGCGTTGCCCAGGGTATGGCCGAAGCCACGCTCGAGAGGCTCGAGCGTGATCTTGGCGCGGGTTGGACTGACAACCTGCACGTCGATGTGACGGGGTGTCAGAAACTCATTTACCGAAATCTGCATGGATGCACCTATTTTCTAGCCCTTACTTGGAGTAGAGCTCGACAATCAGGTTTTCGTTGATGTCGGCGGACAGGTCGCTGCGAGCAGGAACGTTCTTGAAAACGCCCGACTTTTTGGCAGCATCCACATCAACCCACTCAACGCGGCCACGCTGGGCGCACAGTTCAAGGGCTTGAACAATGCGCAGCTGGTTCAGCGATTTCTCGCGAACTGCGACCACGTCACCCGGACGAACTTGGTAGGATGGAATGTTTACGGTCTTGCCGTTCACGCTGATCGCTTTGTGCGAAACCAGCTGGCGGGACTCGGAACGGGTGGAACCGAAGCCCATACGGTAAACGACGTTGTCCAGACGGCACTCGAGCATCTGCAGCAGGTTCTCACCGGTGGCGCCTTTCTTCGAGGCAGCCGCTTGGTAGTAACCGCGGAATTGACGCTCCAGCACGCCGTAGATACGACGGACTTTTTGTTTCTCGCGCAGCTGGGTACCGTAGTCGGACTGACGGCCACGGCGCTGGCCGTGGATACCTGGGGCTGCTTCGATGTTGCACTTCGATTCCAGAGCGCGAACGCCGCTCTTCAGGAACAGGTCAGTGCCTTCACGGCGAGACAGTTTGCATTTTGGACCAATGTAACGTGCCATTTATCTGTCTCCTGATTACACGCGACGCTTCTTCGGCGGACGGCACCCGTTATGCGGGATTGGCGTCACGTCGGTGATGCTGGCGATCTTGTAGCCGCAGCTGTTCAGTGCACGAACGGCGGACTCACGACCTGGACCTGGACCCTTGACGTTGACGTCGAGGTTCTTCAGACCGTATTCCAGCGCAGCTTGACCAGCACGCTCAGCAGCGATCTGAGCTGCGAACGGGGTGGATTTGCGCGAACCACGGAAACCCGAACCACCGGAAGTAGCCCAGGACAGTGCGTTGCCCTGACGGTCGGTGATGGTCACGATGGTGTTGTTGAAAGACGCATGGATGTGGGCGATGCCATCAACCACTGTCTTTTTGACTTTTTTACGAGGACGAGCAGCAGGTTTTGCCATGTCTATATTCCTGGGCGATTACTTGCGGATCGGCTTACGCGGGCCCTTACGGGTGCGTGCGTTGGTCTTGGTGCGCTGACCGCGAACCGGCAGACCCTTACGATGACGCAGGCCGCGGTAGCAACCCAGGTCCATCAAGCGCTTGATCTTCATGTTGATGTCACGACGCAGGTCACCTTCGGTGGTGAACTTCGCGACTTCGCCACGCAGGGTTTCGATTTGCTCGTCGCTCAGATCCTTGATCTTTGCGGCTGGGTTGACACCAGCGTCTGCACAGATTTTCTGTGCAGTAGTGCGACCGACACCATAGATGTAGGTCAGCGAGATAACAGTATGCTTGTTATCTGGAATGTTGACGCCTGCAATACGGGCCATTCAGTGGGACTCCAATTGACAGCTACCTACGCCCCGGAAGCCAAGAAATAGGGCGCGAGATAATATCGCTGTAGAAACGAATAATCAACCCAGCAGCACACTAGCTGCTGGGTTTGAAGCGCGGATCACACTCAGCCTTGGCGCTGCTTGTGACGCGGTTCCGCGCTGCAGATCACGCGCACGATACCTTCGCGACGAATGATCTTGCAGTTGCGGCACAGCTTTTTCACCGATGCACGAACTTTCATTACCGACTCCTCGAACCTTAAGGGGCTAGATCAGCGCAGCAGACCGCTGCCGCCGTAGCCTTTCAGGTTGGCTTTCTTCATCAGGGATTCGTACTGGTGCGAAACGAGGTGCGATTGTACTTGGGACATGAAGTCCATCACAACCACTACCACAATCAGCAACGAGGTCCCGCCAAGGTAGAACGGCACGTTTGCTGCCACCACCAGGAACTGGGGCAGAAGGCAGACGGCCATCATGTAAAGAGCACCGAACATGGTCAAACGGGTCAGAACGCCATCAATGTAGCGTGCCGACTGCTCACCAGGACGGATACCCGGAATAAAGGCACCGGACTTCTTCAGGTTTTCCGCTACGTCTTTCGGGTTGAACATCAGCGCTGTGTAGAAGAAGCAGAAGAAAATGATCCCTGCACTAAACAGCAGAATGTTCAACGGCTGACCAGGAGCGATCGACTGCGAGATGTCCTGCAGCCAGCCCATACCTTCGGACTGACCGAACCAGGCACCCAGCGAAGCCGGGAACAGCAAGATGCTGCTCGCGAAAATGGCCGGGATGACCCCCGCCATGTTCACTTTCAGCGGCAGGTGGCTGGTCTGCGCAGCGAAGACCTTGCGGCCCTGCTGACGCTTGGCGTAGTGAACGGCGATACGACGCTGACCACGCTCAATGAACACCACGAAGCCGATAATCGCTACTGCCAGCAAACCGATAGCGACCAGGGCGAAGATGTTGATATCGCCTGTACGCGCAGACTCGAAAGACTGCCCGATTGCTCTCGGAAGACCGGCAACGATACCTGCGAAGATCAACATCGAGATACCGTTGCCCACACCGCGCTCAGTGATCTGCTCGCCGAGCCACATCATGAACATCGCGCCCGCCACGAAGGTGGAGACGGCGACGACATGGAAGCCGAGGCCTGCAGAAAACGCCACGCCCTGGTTGGCCAGGCCAATGGACATGCCAATGGCTTGAACCAGCGCCAGGATAACGGTGCCGTAGCGGGTGTACTGGCTGATCTTGCGACGGCCAGCTTCACCTTCCTTCTTCAACTGCTCCAGCTGCGGGCTGACAGCGGTCATGAGCTGCATGATGATCGATGCCGAGATGTACGGCATGATCCCCAGTGCAAAGATGCTCATGCGCTCCAGCGCGCCACCGGAAAACATGTTGAACAAGCTAAGAATGGTCCCCTCATTCTGCCGGAACAGATCCGCGAGACGGTCCGGGTTAATGCCTGGCACTGGGATGTGCGCGCCAATCCGATAGACGATGATCGCCATGAACAGAAAGCGCAGACGAGCCCAGAGTTCCGACATCCCGCCCTTACCGAGCGAAGAGAGAGCACCTTGCTTAGCCATTTATTCCTCGAACTTGCCGCCAGCTGCTTCGATAGCCGCACGTGCACCTTTGGTGACGGCGATACCCTTGAGGGTGACTGCGCGAGTGACTTCGCCCGACAGCATGATTTTCACACGCTGTACGTGCTGGCCGATCACGTTGGCGTCCTTCAGGGACTGAACGGTGATCAGATCGCCTTCCACCTTGGCCAGCTCGGACAGACGCACTTCGGCGCGGTCCATGGCTTTCAGGGAAACGAAGCCGAACTTCGGCAGGCGACGGTGCAGCGGCTGTTGACCGCCTTCGAAGCCTGGAGCGATGGAGCCACCGGAGCGGGAGGTCTGACCTTTGTGACCACGGCCACCGGTCTTGCCCAGACCGCTACCGATACCACGGCCCGGACGGTGCTTCTCGCGACGGGAACCCGGCGCTGGACTCAGATCATTGAGTTTCATCGATTAACCCTCGACCTTCAGCATGTAGTAAGCCTTGTTGATCATCCCGCGGTTCTCGGGAGTATCCTGGACTTCTACAGTGTGACCGATGCGACGCAGACCCAGGCCTTTAACACACAGTTTGTGGTTAGGCAGGCGGCCGGCGGTGCTCTTGATCAGCGTTACTTTTACGGTTGCCATGATCAGATGATCTCCTCAACAGTCTTGCCGCGCTTGGCAGCAATGGACTCAGGGGATTGCATGGCTTTCAGACCCTTGAAGGTGGCGTGAACCACGTTCACCGGGTTGGTCGAGCCGTAGCACTTGGCCAGAACGTTCTGGACGCCAGCGACTTCCAGGACGGCACGCATGGCGCCACCGGCGATGATACCGGTACCTTCCGAGGCAGGCTGCATGTAGACCTTCGAGGCGCCGTGGGCGGCCTTGGTGGCGTACTGCAGGGTGGTGCCCTTCAGGTCGACCTGAATCATGTTGCGACGAGCAGCTTCCATGGCTTTCTGGATCGCGGCAGGTACTTCGCGCGATTTGCCACGGCCGAAACCAACGCGGCCCTTGCCATCACCCACCACGGTCAGCGCGGTGAAGGTGAAGATACGGCCGCCCTTGACGGTCTTGGCTACGCGGTTAACTTGAACCAGCTTCTCGATGTAGCCTTCGTCGCGCTTTTGATCGTTATTTGCCATAACTTAGAACTCCAGCCCGCCTTCACGAGCAGCATCAGCCAGCGCCTTGACGCGGCCGTGGTACTTGAAGCCGGAACGGTCAAAGGCAACTTGAGATACACCGGCGGCTTTCGCGCGCTCAGCTACCAGCTTGCCAACCTTAGTGGCCGCGTCGATGTTGCCGGTGGCGCCATCACGCAGTTCTTTGTCCAAGGTCGAGGCGCTTGCCAGAACCTTGCTGCCGTCGGCCGAAATGACCTGGGCATAGATGTGCTGCGAGGAGCGGAACACGCACAGACGCACGGCTTCGAGCTCGTGCATTTTCAGGCGTGCTTTGCGAGCGCGACGCAGTCGAGTAACTTTTTTGTCGGTCATTTGCTAGGCCCTACTTCTTCTTGGCTTCTTTACGACGGACTACTTCGTCCGCGTAACGCACACCCTTGCCCTTGTAAGGCTCTGGCGGACGGAAACCGCGGACTTCAGCGGCCACCTGACCCACCAGCTGCTTGTCGATACCCTTGATCAGGATGTCGGTCTGGCTTGGGGTTTCAGCGGTGATACCGGCTGGCAGTTCGTAATCCACTGGGTGCGAGAAGCCCAGAGCCAGGTTCAGGACGGTGCCTTTAGCCTGAGCTTTGTAACCAACACCGACCAGCTGGAGCTTGCGCTCGAAGCCTTGGCTTACGCCGTGGACCATGTTGTTCACCAGGGCGCGGGTAGTACCGGCCATGGCGCGAGCTTGCTGGTCACCGTTGCGAGCGACGAAACGCAGCTCACCAGCTTCTTCGGTAACTTCAACAGACGAGTGAACGTTCAGTTCGAGAGTGCCCTTGGCACCCTTCACCGAAAGCTGTTGGCCGGCGAATTTGACTTCGACGCCTGCTGGCAGCTTAACGGGGTTCTTAGCGACGCGAGACATGCCTATCTCCCCTTAGAACACTGTGCACAGAACTTCGCCGCCGACACCGGCAGCGCGC
The window above is part of the Pseudomonas muyukensis genome. Proteins encoded here:
- a CDS encoding catalase — encoded protein: MSKILTTASGAPVADNQNSRSAGPRGPLLLDDFHLIEKLAHFNRENIPERRVHAKGSGAYGTFTVTRDISGYTSAKLFDAIGKRTETFLRFSTVGGERGSADTERDPRGFAVKFYTEEGNWDIVGNNTPVFFIRDPLKFPDFIHTQKRHPQSNLKNAQMMWDFWSHSPEALHQVTILFSDRGIPDGYRHMHGFGSHTYSLINAKGERTWVKWHFKTQQGIKNLAPADAARLAGTDPDYAQRDLFEAIERGDFPRWTVCIQVMSEAEAAARAENPFDVTKTWSQKEYPLIEVGVLELNRNPLNYFAEVEQATFGPSNMVPGVGLSPDRMLQGRVFAYADAHRYRVGTNHQHLPVNAARSPVNSYQRDGSMAMGSYGSAPNYEPNSYADAPKQSPRHAEPALALSGVADRYDHREDSDYYSHAGALFRLMSAEQKALLISNIAGTLVGVSEDVVQRQLQHFFKADPAYGEGIAKALGVNLA
- a CDS encoding single-stranded DNA-binding protein; the encoded protein is MARGVNKVILVGTCGQDPEVRYLPNGNAVTNLSLATSEQWTDKQSGQKVERTEWHRVSLFGKVAEIAGEYLRKGSQCYIEGKLQTREWEKDGIKRYTTEIIVDINGTMQLLGGRPQGQQQGGDPYNQGGGNYNQGGGQQQQYNQAPRQQAPRPQQAPQRPAPQQPAPQPAADFDSFDDDIPF
- a CDS encoding MFS transporter, which translates into the protein MHDTHNERMSGSETRAASGLALVFAFRMLGMFMVLPVLATYGMDLAGATPALIGLAIGAYGLTQAVLQIPFGVISDRIGRRPVIYLGLVIFALGSVLAAQADSIWGVIAGRILQGAGAISAAVMALLSDLTREQHRTKAMAMIGMSIGLSFAVAMVVGPLLTRAFGLSGLFLATAGLALVGIGLIAFVVPNSHSVLTHRESGVARQALGPTLRNPDLLRLDISIFVLHAILMASFVALPLAFVERGGLPKEQHWWVYLTALLVSFFAMIPFIIYGEKKRKMKRVLLGAVSVLLLVEVFFWQWADNLQGLVIGTVVFFTAFNLLEASLPSLVSKVSPAGGKGTAMGVYSTSQFLGAALGGILGGWLFQHGGLSMVFLGCAVLCVLWLLTALRMNEPPYVTSLRMPLAPEAVREAGLTERLLAVPGVTDAVVVAEEAAIYIKLDTKILDRATLERLVNPAASACEA
- the uvrA gene encoding excinuclease ABC subunit UvrA, with product MDKILIRGARTHNLKNIDLTLPRDKLIVITGLSGSGKSSLAFDTLYAEGQRRYVESLSAYARQFLSMMEKPDVDTIEGLSPAISIEQKSTSHNPRSTVGTITEIYDYLRLLYARVGTPRCPDHDIPLEAQTISQMVDLVLEKPEGSKLMLLAPVIRERKGEHLAVFDELRAQGFVRARVNGKLYELDELPKLDKQKKHSIDVVVDRFKVRADLQQRLAESFETALKLADGIALVAPMDDEPGEEMIFSARFACPVCGHAISELEPKLFSFNNPAGACPTCDGLGVKQFFDTKRLVNAELTLAEGAIRGWDRRNVYYFQMLGSLAAHYGFSLEEPFGQLSADHQKVILHGSGKQSVDFKYLNDRGDIVKRSHPFEGIVPNLERRYRETESATVREELAKFLGTQPCPDCRGTRLRREARHVWVGEKTLPAVTNLPIGEASNYFGELTLTGRRGEIAAKILKEICERLQFLVNVGLDYLTLDRSADTLSGGEAQRIRLASQIGAGLVGVMYILDEPSIGLHQRDNDRLLATLNHLRDLGNTVIVVEHDEDAIRLADYVVDIGPGAGVHGGQIVAEGSPQEVMDHPDSLTGKYLSGRKKIVVPAKRTPRNKKLQLKLKGARGNNLQNVDLEIPIGLLTCVTGVSGSGKSTLINNTLFPLAATALNGASSLEAAPHSSMDGLQHLDKVVDIDQSPIGRTPRSNPATYTGIFTPIRELFSGVPESRSRGYGPGRFSFNVKGGRCEACQGDGLIKVEMHFLPDIYVPCDVCKSKRYNRETLEIKYKGKNIHEVLEMTIEDARDFFDAVPALARKLQTLMDVGLSYIKLGQSATTLSGGEAQRVKLSRELSKRDTGKTLYILDEPTTGLHFADIQQLLDVLHRLRDHGNTVVVIEHNLDVVKTADWLVDLGPEGGSKGGQIIACGTPEELAEKKQSYTGHYLKPLLERDRA
- the bfr gene encoding bacterioferritin produces the protein MQGHPDVINYLVTLLKGELAARDQYFIHSRMYEDWGLTKLYERINHEMEEETQHADALMRRILMLEGTPDMRADDLEVGTTVPEMIEADLKLEYKVRAALCKGIELCELHKDYISRDILRAQLADTEEDHTYWLEKQQGLIKAIGLENYLQSQM